Proteins encoded in a region of the Anopheles ziemanni chromosome 2, idAnoZiCoDA_A2_x.2, whole genome shotgun sequence genome:
- the LOC131293121 gene encoding protein ref(2)P-like: MSMKITITVGGRQSNFLLLGDDVCKNLAEVKEFCSSRFQQLENENGIKIFWKDQDGDEISVVKEVDFRSFMLATENEKVRLYVEATDETAVDPGAEHPGIQCDECEQGIVGHRYKCLMCDDYDLCMTCESKHRHKDHMMVRFPRSTKTTQSRGDAIRVSAWIERMGRYAKKIDLLISGTNDTEANGNGNGVEIDKDDDKIHGWGPRELTFKVTRSMTAKESHLAHGKPKLQSHGQGKHKQQSMSKADVGASSKMRDQPKRPREKQVSSARSNIAGFLKHGAQSKQSGNTPTTVYCPEHNTYHVKRPIEKPFTTKEPKESTSAVNTATGGTQQQSSSKPTSPTGSVVTGLVDGVLKHTPPEWNKFLPTEEEMNRLSSKVSGLLSVLGLEVTMPPTGAEVASKSSGSSYKETERKTSEEEKDPQSDSKNSAKEEEPEKVATNNPPEITSVTKKALQETDNVVVNASQDAVPEEEEVKEQATESDDCSADTSSASMLTDDDEDVIEAAQVAEQNASPQASSSRLEIPWIMVDLPDDREEEVKQAVINTTSSVPVASGTPASSPEKVDDKQTPKETSPKEQPEVEEFYANTFQNMVDLVKQLTVDPNGAEKKVSELIEGSQKEKNKLVQDDRYKAHLEKAAKELEKHLLEIKQKEETERQQQQQKEASEAKDKGIQASSTSVPSSTTSPARLNSMADAFTMSRTRAVPLRMYSRRPHVNHAIQTMMTMGFSNHDGRLTHLLETLNGDIPRALDRLMQNMS, from the exons ATGTCGATGAAAATTACCATCACCGTTGGTGGGCGGCAGAGTAATTTTTTACTCCTCGGCGACGATGTTTGCAAGAATCTGGCTGAGGTAAAGGAGTTCTGCTCCAGCCGCTTCCAAcagttggaaaatgaaaatggcaTCAAGATCTTCTGGAAAG ATCAAGATGGCGATGAGATAAGCGTCGTAAAAGAGGTTGACTTTCGTAGCTTCATGCTTGcaacggaaaatgaaaaagtcCGTCTGTATGTTGAAGCAACTGATGAGACAGCGGTAGATCCCGGCGCGGAACACCCCGGTATCCAATGTGATGAGTGTGAGCAGGGTATTGTGGGCCATCGGTACAAATGCCTTATGTGCGACGATTATGACCTGTGCATGACTTGCGAGTCGAAGCATCGCCACAAGGACCATATGATGGTTCGCTTCCCGCGGTCGACGAAGACCACGCAGAGCCGTGGTGATGCCATCAGGGTTTCGGCTTGGATTGAGAGGATGGGACGTTACGCGAAAAAAATTGATCTTCTTATATCAGGCACAAACGATaccgaagcaaacggcaaTGGCAACGGGGTGGAGATTGACAAAGATGATGA TAAAATCCATGGCTGGGGTCCACGCGAACTGACTTTCAAAGTAACGCGCTCGATGACTGCCAAAGAATCCCATTTGGCTCatggaaaaccaaaactaCAAAGCCATGGTCAAGGAAAGCATAAGCAACAATCAATGAGTAAGGCTGATGTCGGAGCATCCTCCAAAATGCGCGACCAACCGAAGCGCCCCAGGGAAAAACAAGTTTCATCCGCTCGCAGTAACATCGCTGGGTTTTTAAAACATGGTGCACAAAGTAAGCAATCAGGCAATACCCCAACAACGGTGTATTGCCCGGAACATAACACCTATCATGTTAAACGTCCTATCGAGAAACCATTCACAACGAAAGAGCCCAAAGAATCAACGTCGGCTGTCAACACTGCAACTGGAGGGACACAGCAGCAGAGTTCTTCTAAACCTACATCCCCAACCGGGTCGGTAGTTACCGGACTGGTAGATGGTGTTCTCAAGCACACACCACCGGAATGGAATAAGTTCCTACCCACCGAGGAGGAAATGAATCGCTTGAGCTCAAAAGTCTCGGGCCTACTGAGTGTTCTGGGTTTGGAGGTAACCATGCCTCCTACTGGAGCTGAAGTAGCGTCAAAATCTTCGGGCTCCTCATACAAGGAAACTGAGCGCAAGACTTCGGAGGAGGAAAAGGATCCCCAATCGGATTCCAAGAATTCTGCAAAAGAGGAGGAGCCGGAGAAGGTCGCTACAAATAATCCGCCTGAGATTACTTCTGTAACCAAGAAGGCTTTGCAGGAAACTGATAATGTCGTAGTTAATGCCTCGCAGGATGCTGTcccggaggaagaagaagttaAAGAGCAGGCCACAGAGAGCGACGATTGTTCGGCGGATACATCCTCCGCCTCGATGTTGACTGACGACGATGAGGACGTCATTGAAGCAGCCCAAGTGGCTGAACAGAACGCATCACCGCAAGCGTCGTCTAGCCGTCTGGAGATACCATGGATTATGGTCGATCTTCCGGACGATCGCGAGGAAGAGGTAAAACAGGCTGTAATCAACACAACGTCTTCGGTACCGGTTGCATCCGGTACACCTGCCTCGTCTCCCGAAAAAGTTGATGACAAGCAAACTCCAAAAGAAACCTCTCCTAAGGAACAACCAGAGGTGGAGGAATTCTATGCAAATACTTTCCAAAACATGGTCGACCTGGTCAAGCAATTGACGGTCGATCCAAATGGCGCTGAAAAGAAGGTTTCGGAACTGATCGAGGGTTCCCAGAAGGAGAAGAACAAACTTGTTCAGGATGATCGCTACAAGGCCCATCTGGAGAAAGCAGCCAAGGAGCTCGAGAAGCATCTATTGGAAATTAAACAGAAGGAAGAGACCGAacgacaacagcaacagcaaaaagAAGCCTCCGAGGCCAAGGACAAGGGAATTCAAGCCAGCTCTACTTCGGTACCTTCGTCCACAACATCACCAGCTAGGCTTAATTCCATGGCGGATGCGTTTACAATGTCACGGACCCGGGCGGTACCTCTTCGAATGTACAGCCGACGTCCGCATGTGAATCACGCCATCCAAACTATGATGACGATGGGTTTTAGCAACCACGACGGACGCCTGACGCATCTGCTCGAGACACTGAACGGCGACATCCCGCGTGCGCTTGATAGGCTGATGCAGAACATGTCCTAA
- the LOC131281871 gene encoding acyl-coenzyme A diphosphatase NUDT19-like, with translation MRKYAKHWRDSASLIVAARNEGNARDADGFNYKVLVFKRTERTSYLPNHIVFPGGAFDPQDDSPQWLSLLAQQHVPEAAVRSVATVSGCRPYILQTTSDDTLDRNLSVRLCALRECFEELGVLLVANKNELVSATGSGFSRAREGFDVVSWQKDVHDGRKSFLELYSELRETPELWGLYEWSTWITPTYFPQRRFETAFFLAALDEIPSVFPEKFEVEEYMWASPRTLLEAHTEGNLWLAPPQAYELERLSYVHDIDVLVEFATKRKFHGTTPFCPVMYNTSDGSVGTLPGDDMYPKDFDFLTDNADVNKYVHLSTQEFADLAQNLHRVEHRGINSQTYLQNGQPVDGHLHLCGKNTGLSKL, from the exons ATGCGTAAATACGCAAAACATTGGCGTGACTCTGCCTCGTTGATAGTTGCGGCACGCAACGAGGGGAATGCAAGAGACGCCGATGGATTCAACTATAAG GTTCTGGTGTTCAAGCGGACCGAAAGAACCAGTTACCTACCAAACCACATCGTTTTCCCGGGTGGTGCTTTCGATCCGCAGGATGACTCCCCGCAATGGTTGTCACTTCTTGCGCAACAGCACGTCCCCGAGGCTGCAGTACGTTCCGTAGCTACCGTTTCCGGTTGCCGTCCGTACATTTTGCAAACCACTAGCGATGACACGCTCGATCGTAATCTTTCCGTTCGGCTGTGCGCGCTGCGGGAGTGTTTTGAGGAGTTGGGAGTGCTTCTGGTGGCtaacaaaaacgaactggtGTCGGCTACTGGTTCCGGCTTCAGTCGCGCAAGGGAAGGTTTCGATGTGGTGTCCTGGCAAAAGGACGTACACGATGGGCGCAAGTCGTTTCTGGAGCTGTACAGTGAGTTGCGGGAAACGCCGGAGCTCTGGGGTTTGTACGAATGGTCGACGTGGATCACTCCGACCTATTTCCCGCAGAGACGGTTCGAAACGGCATTTTTTCTAGCAGCGCTGGACGAGATTCCATCGGTTTTTCCCGAAAAGTTTGAGGTGGAAGAATACATG TGGGCATCACCTCGTACCCTGCTCGAAGCACACACCGAAGGCAACTTGTGGCTAGCGCCCCCTCAGGCCTATGAACTGGAACGTTTAAGTTACGTGCACGATATCGATGTGCTGGTAGAGTTTGCTACCAAACGCAAGTTCCATGGAACGACACCGTTCTGTCCTGTGATGTACAATACTTCAGACGGTTCCGTCGGTACACTTCCGGGGGACGATATGTATCCAAAAGATTTCGATTTCCTAACCGACAACGCCGACGTCAACAAATACGTACACCTTTCGACCCAGGAGTTTGCGGATCTGGCACAAAATTTGCATCGCGTCGAGCACCGAGGCATCAATAGTCAAACGTACCTGCAAAACGGTCAACCGGTGGACGGTCATCTACATTTGTGCGGGAAAAATACCGGACTCTCGAAGCTGTGA
- the LOC131281872 gene encoding acyl-coenzyme A diphosphatase NUDT19-like has translation MMRKFAKYWRDSATLVVLARNKPATTNEKYNYKVLTFKRTEKTSFMPSSVVFPGGGFDRQDGALEWTNFFEQRGVNTDRLKSLTQVTGPRPYIFQTESDDQVDRNISLRLCALREAFEELGILLAGPVDELDARTDGYSQCLKSLDVPSWQRRIHDGAASFRELHSELGVVPDIFSLYEWSCWLTPTMFRKRRFETAFYLAVLNEIPSVHPEEHEVAEYLWDTPAALLEAHRAEKLWLAPPQMYELTRLSHLYDIDQIVRFAIERNRKGSTVLCPVQYTVSDGVVFVLPGDDLYPANYDFISKHSDVDKYSEITREELRSKAKRLHRVEHLGLHHQEYFLNQMPLDGHLNLTGDNGHLVGL, from the exons ATGATGCGTAAATTTGCGAAATACTGGCGTGATTCGGCCACCTTAGTCGTATTGGCACGCAACAAACCAGCGACaactaatgaaaaatataactaTAAG GTGCTTACGTTTAAGCGCACGGAAAAAACTTCCTTCATGCCGAGCAGTGTCGTCTTTCCCGGCGGTGGTTTCGATCGGCAGGATGGGGCACTAGAATGGACAAACTTCTTCGAACAGCGTGGCGTTAACACCGATCGGCTTAAAAGTCTCACGCAGGTGACCGGCCCGCGACCGTACATCTTCCAAACAGAAAGCGACGATCAAGTCGACCGAAACATTTCGCTCCGGTTGTGTGCGCTTAGGGAAGCATTCGAAGAGCTTGGTATTTTGCTGGCCGGACCGGTTGACGAGCTGGATGCCAGGACAGACGGTTACAGTCAGTGCTTGAAGTCGTTGGACGTGCCCAGTTGGCAGCGACGAATACACGATGGAGCCGCTTCGTTTCGTGAACTTCACAGCGAACTGGGAGTTGTTCCGGATATATTCAGTCTGTACGAGTGGTCTTGCTGGCTAACGCCTACCATGTTTCGCAAGCGACGCTTTGAGACGGCGTTCTATCTGGCGGTATTGAATGAAATTCCGTCCGTACACCCGGAAGAGCACGAGGTGGCGGAGTATCTC TGGGACACACCAGCGGCCCTACTGGAAGCACACAGGGCGGAAAAGCTTTGGCTAGCGCCGCCACAAATGTATGAGCTGACCCGTCTCAGCCACCTGTACGACATCGATCAGATCGTACGGTTCGCGATCGAACGCAACCGGAAAGGCTCGACTGTGCTCTGCCCGGTACAGTACACTGTGTCCGATGGGGTTGTGTTCGTGCTACCCGGTGATGACCTTTACCCGGCAAACTACGACTTCATTAGCAAGCATTCCGACGTGGACAAGTACAGTGAAATTACACGAGAAGAATTGCGTTCGAAAGCGAAGAGGTTACACCGTGTGGAACATCTGGGTTTGCATCATCAGGAGTACTTTCTCAACCAAATGCCTCTCGATGGGCATCTCAACTTGACGGGAGACAATGGTCACTTGGTCGGGCTTTGA